The Thermoplasmatales archaeon nucleotide sequence TGCTTTTCTTGAGTGGCGTGGAAGATTTAATTCAAGCAATTCATTTATAATTTTTTTATCTATCTCCCTTTCTATTTCATCAAACGGCATATCAAGAGAAACATCAAAAATTTCCCTTAATTTTTTTTCCTCCCCTCTCTTCAACTCTTCTATGATTTCCTTTATTTCATCATCAAAAACTTTTAAGTCAAATTCCTCGCCATGCATCTTCTTTTCAATTGCATATTTAAGCTTTTCTATCTCTATTTTTTTAAGCCAGAGCTTGTAAAATTTTCTAACACCTTTAGGCGAGTCATTCATTGCCATAATTACTATTTTTCTATAGCTTTCATCTATGCTTTCCTGAATCTGCGCCGCATTTTCACCATATAAAACAAAATCCTTACTTATAACATTATTTTTGAATTCATCTAGATTTTTGCAATCAAGCAATCTCGCAATCTCCTTTTCTTTTAAAAAAATTGGCTCAATTGCACTGAACCTTGCATTTGCATAGGAAAATTTTGCAGCCATACAAAGAGAAGGAAGCAGGCTCAATGCGGCGCCGATGCCAGCGATTGCTATAAATATTTCAAAAATCATTTTTCACCGAACAATTTTTTAGCTATCTTTATCCTCATCTCCTCTCTGTTTTTTTCTATCAGAAAATCAAATGTTAAATCTATTTCTTTTTTTCCATCTTTGCTTCTTAGTATAACCCCTCCAATTCCATTTATTTTTTCCTTTGCTTCAATTCCAAACTTCTTTGCAATTTTTATATCCTCATCTCTTGTAAATAGTATATATCCATCTTTTATTTCCTTCGTTGCAACTTCAAGATTTTTTTCAACAAAATTGCTGTATTTTTTCCCATCCATTTTCTTAAGCTTTTCAACAACTTTTTTCATGCACTCATTTATCACTTCCTCCTTTGCACTTGTTTCATGCATTCTTGCCTTCCTCCTTGCATTTGATAAAATCCTCTCCTTTATTCTTTCCGCTTCCTTAACTGCATGCGTTTCTATTTTTTCCGCCTCTTCCATGCCTCTCTTTTTTTCTTCTTCTATTATCTTCTTTGCTTCTTCTTCAGCCCTCGCTATTATTTCCTCTATTTCTCTCTCTGCTTCTTCTCTTATTCTTTCCATCAGTTTTTCCAGCGTCATA carries:
- a CDS encoding V-type ATPase subunit — encoded protein: MIFEIFIAIAGIGAALSLLPSLCMAAKFSYANARFSAIEPIFLKEKEIARLLDCKNLDEFKNNVISKDFVLYGENAAQIQESIDESYRKIVIMAMNDSPKGVRKFYKLWLKKIEIEKLKYAIEKKMHGEEFDLKVFDDEIKEIIEELKRGEEKKLREIFDVSLDMPFDEIEREIDKKIINELLELNLPRHSRKAKNKFVRSMIDIMNIKSILRSRYYRIKDIEKNIIPHGWELAEWQIDRLLKIDSISEIISLLEGTSYYPPLKEAIVDFEKEGVVAFERALDKHLLYISSLIANENPLAIGPGIRFLIEKEFEVRNLKAISKGIEEKMTNLVKPMVIA